The nucleotide window CCTCAGATATGTGTGTACAAGGCTGAGCCTTCAGCAACTGGGGAACTCATATTTTCTGCCATCATCGGTTTCTTCCTACTTTCTTCTCTTCTAACTTCAACAAATGTCTCTCGGACGGAAGGCAGAGGCCTGCTGCCCAAGATTCTACCCCTTCATCCAAATCCTTATTGAGACCAACAAGAAATTTGAATGTTCTCTTTTGATCAACATCTTTTTGTGTAAAGTTGCATCATCTGGACATTTCCAGGGGTATATTTCAAACATATCAAGGTGCTGCTAGTACCAGGTTATTGTGTTGAAATATTGAGTGATAGTCATCTCCCCTTGTCGAAGATCATGAAGTCGAGTTTCAATTTCAAAAAGTTCAGAGGTATTTTTGGAACTAGAGTAAGTTTCTCTTGCTCTATCCCAGATTTCCTTGGTTGTTTTGTAGAGAAAGAAATTTTCTCCAATTTCCGTGGTCATGGAGATTATTAGCCATGACATGACCATATGATTTTCAATATTCCACATGCGATACTTGGGATCCATTGTCGCCAGAATAGGAAAATCAGTGAGATAATCATCCTTGCCTCTACCAAAAATAAACATAAGGACGGATTGTGACCACTGAAGAAAATTGTGGCCATTGAGTTTGTGACGAGTGATCGGAAGAGGAGAGTTTTCGATGATATTGGCTGAGGAGTTTTCATAGTTTTTGGCTGAGGGATTTTGCTCGGGTCTGGAATTGACTTCCGAGGAGGAGGTGGTTTGTGTATCCATGTTGTATTAGGGTTTAGAGCCTATCTCTGATGCCATGAGAATTTTGGTGAAGGAAATACAGCCTAATACTTATATGAGGATGACCGGCATTCCAATCCATTATTCTAGGAAAAATAATAGGACAATCCCACAAACTCAGGAATCTTAACAAACTAGGAAAGCAATTAATTAGGAATCAGTTAATGACTGATCCTATTTCTTAAGAAACTAAAGAATAAATCCTAATCTACCAGATTACAGCCTATGAGTAATTTCATAATATATAGAAACTAATTCGGCTCCTTTCTACAGAACTCATATATCAAGAAAGAGACTGGGCAAAGTTGGATTCAATATCAAGCACGAGTACTTCACTGAGATAGTACCATTCATATGACACTACCATGGTAAATTACCAGAGTTTTCTACCTCCAgtgttaataaatgataattgaaatgacACTTTTTTATCAAGTCACAAGCCTAAACCCTATTAATATCAAGCTTTTcctttatatgcaaattcaacatAGGAAAGGCAGGCTCCAGAAAACAGCTCAAAATAGGTTAAATTGCAAGCCTAGTGTGGGGTTTATGCACAAGAGTGGATTGTGCATATGCTTCTTGAAACATCATGTAAAAAAACGGAAGGTATCAGGGTCTGTCATCTTTCTTTCCAAGAGACACATTATTAATGACATATTATTTATGAATTATTATAATCAATTATTAACTATTAAGAGTAAaaaatgaatatatcaatttttttataatttacacAAATACTTTAATAATTATTAGGAATTTTTGTTAGcattatatttatgaattattaTAATCAATTATTAACTATTAAgagtaaaaaatgaaaaatacttTCATGAAATAGACACAGAGTCCAGGTGGCAAATGAAAACGCTCCTATCAACACATCAGGTGCCATTCTGTAAAAGCGAAAGCTACTTTCCTACAAATTTCGTTTTTCTTCTATGACATACGTAAAAGATAAACCAGTATTACTCATAAGACTGTTCTCTTTTCCTGTTttttggactttttttttttttacttttttatcaATGATGGATGATCAAGTTTTATAAGTCAAACCTTGGTATAAATATTCAAAACTGATTCCCAAAACAAGGTTTATTTCTTATGTGTCTCTTTGAATTTTCAATGTTAAAAAGTATTCATTTTATATTTTCTAATATCCATCTAAAgctataaaatattatataatgttcttttaagaaaatttatttacgatcttatatattaattattgagttaattgagTTTTAGTTCAATTGGCATAAGTATTATTCCTAATACGGAAGAATATAGATTCAAGTacgttaaaatatattattatctaATTTATGAGTCGGGAAGAGTAAATATGAATAAAAGCTGTACATTATTGAAGTTGGTTGAATTATTTTAACAttgaaaatttatcattttttttgtgaaaaaataaaGGAAGTCTAGAGGTGGAGAAAATGCTCTCGCCAATCCCAAGTATGCTCAAATCCACTATATGAACAAATTTCAAAGACTTATCATAAGGGGAGGAAATGATAAAAATTTCTTTTCTAATTAAACTACTAATTTCAAAGAATATTTACATAACCCTAACTCTCTCCCAGTGGCGAAGTCagaacaattttttaaaaaagaccgaatgaaattttaactttttatagtttatatctttataatttttaaagaattaaatcgaatttttataatttaggaGGGAAAGTGCAactttatatttactaatttaaaattttaaaaatttttaaagggtctaaataataatttttcattttaggggggcGGGGCCCCATCAGCCCCCCTAGCTACGCCTCTGCTCTCTCCctttgattttgagtaattaattAATCATGGATGTTTCGTGTAATCTACCAGATATTGTAATGTGCTTCTTGACTTTTTAATCCAACTCAtttgaaaaagagagagagagagagttgaTAATGTTAGACACATGAAATTAGAAATTTTGTTTAATAAGctatgataaaattataaattttaagattAAAAAGAGTTTGAAAAAAATATCATGAATCTTGGAAGGACGAATTTTAATGGATTGTAAAACGAATATGGAGGATACTTTAGtttcacaaaaataaaaaatttagtttttttataCAATTCTTACTAATACTCATAGCCCTCTAACCCTTATATTACAAGATAGTATGTGCTTAAATATGTTTGAACTAAGGTCTCTTATATGTTGTAATAGTAACAAAGGTTAATCAAACTAAAGCTTGTTATACCCCCCACCAATGGGGGACAATTGGTAGAATGGAAAGCTACTTAAGAAACATACTTCACTTGCTACAAATCTGGAGGTCACCAAAAGTCTTACTTCCCGGCTCAGTCACCTAAGCATGTGGAAGATAATTATTCAAGATGGCTAACTACTTGCTCCCCAAAATGTAGCCACCACCCGTTCCTCCAAACACTTGGGCTTCTATTAGGAACATGATCCTTTTTATTACCAAACATTACATGGGTTTAATTGCTTTGTATCTCAAATAAGGAGGAATGACAGAATACATCCCATCACATGCATCATCATGCCATTGGAAACATCTGTCACACGTGTCCCATAATGATAACATGATTTTAGGTTTGCCACATTAATGCTAGCCAACACAAGACCTTGCCTATAAATAACCCCCAAGATGATAAAAAAGGGATCGATTCTCCAGCTCACTTGTCAACACTCTCCCAATTTACTTCCCAACAACCACCTATACTATCTCCCATTCTTTCTCTACTCTCCGACTAAACAAGGTGAACCGACCTCCGCCAGCACCATCACTTCCTCCTTTATATCTTCTCTTTGTTAATCCCAAGGAATCaactaaataatttaaactaaatatgttaaaaaaatttaaatgagttaaaataataaaaaaattcatttaaccaaatataaatatcataaaaaaaaaagaaaaaatacctAAAATATTATATGAAGCATTtatacaaaataatatataaaacaattatGTTAAATTTTGTATAGTATGAATTATGTAatctattaaaattatataaatataaatataaataaataaattatttcttaacattaatttaattataaattattattatatcattattttttatataatacgtAAAACTATCAATAACCTCTCTCTAACCTTTAAATAAGGGGATAATGTGCTTCAACGCACTCGAACTAATATCCTCTTGCACTAATAATAATATCAATACCAATTAAACTAAAACTCAATCCGCACAAATTATTATATGCTATGGTCGAAAATTCCAAGATATCTAGAAGAGTTGAGTGGAAAGAGGATGGGggtaaaataaataaagtgaTGAAGTTGGTTACTGTTGTTTTTGTCGAGTCAGGCAATATGTTCCATCATCTTAAAATAATTAGGACGTATACTGTTTGTTATTAATTATGGCAGACATGATTTTATGTGTTTCTTGAAAACTTTATGTTTAAATGGGCCACTCTACTACTATTTCACCACCCTTATTTCCTTGCATTAATGATGTTAAAATTGCCAAATttcttattttataaatttaaaactataAATGGGAAAAATTTGCCCATAAGTTAGTCTTAAATTATTGTACCTCCTTCATTATTGCCAAATATTGGGTAACACCACATTTGGTAAATTTATATCAAATATGAATGATGTTTAGTTGCAAGTGTAAGATTGAGGTTGTTTGAAATTACAATATTATATTctttattttgtaaataaataatttttagttatttctttAATTGATATTTTCGATTAATTCATGTTAAAAGTGGTAATTCCATTACTAGTCAAAACTATATTTCTATTTATAAATGAGGGTAATAAACTAGAATAACAGCGCAACTCACTTAGCAACGAAATTTAATTACAAACAATAAAAAACACCAAACCAATAAATAATCCAAGTGAAAATGGTATTCGAAATGGCTCGTTCCCTTTGTTCTTCTATTAAAAGACTTTGACTGAACGATTGCATGTTATGTCTATTAAAAGTTTAATGGGGGAGAGATATAAACGATATGGCCGCGAAACTAGTAGTACCAAAAAACCACTAGAGATGCACTAGTACCTTAACTGATTGTTGATGAAAGTATGTTAACTCGTCGCAATTAGATTGCATCTACAATGAAATCCAGTCAAGGGCAAAATCAGAATTGTTGATAAGGGTATcatgatatttatataaaatatatatgttcAAAATAAGCCCCATCTTACTTTTAACTAGGTAGTTTTAAATTTGAGATAATCTTGATCACCAAAAttaggaaaatgaaataaattaaatgcttaatttgtattaaatattataattatttatgtttatttttacttaattaatatttaaatactatttatatttaaatattgcaattattaaattttttactaaattaatatttagataatactttatattaatttattaaattaaactaaaaatgttACTAAATTTatagtaaaaaatataaataatataaaagaaatcaaattaaaaaaattcaagaaaccATGATATCTATCTTGAAGAACAATacacaaaaacaacaatgacagattttttatgttttaagttttaACCATCAAATAATGTAAAACCccagaatttttttattttcttacttGCAAAATTTACCCTTTTTTGGAACAATTCAGCAACCCTATTCTCGTTTATCTTGCCTATGTGAAGTAAGTGGAAAAAGTGCTAAGAGCTCCGGTGGTTGGCTTCCTCTAGGAGTATTTAATGGTGATGGGTGCAAGTAAAATCCCTTCTCTGCAATTGACTTTTCCTCCTCCCAAACTGAAACCACCGGAGACGACAGTGATATGGTACCAAAAGACAATGGAGTCACTGGACTGGGACTCGGAGAGTCGAGCCGGGAAACTTGGCCCGGAGAGCAGGACTGAGTAGGTGTTGAGTTGGTGGGACAGGTTGTGAGAGTACCGAGCTTGATCTCGAGCTTTCTCATGGCATGTTGCCTACGTTCTTGGAGCTTGAAAGGTGGACGGCGTGGAGCTGTTGAGGAGAGCCTTCCGGGGAGCTTGTCAGTGTCGGGGCCGGTGAAACCAGTGAGCTTCTGGACCAAGTCTCTGAAGGTGTTTGCATCTGCCTGAACGAACATGGTTGGGGTTGCAGATGAAGAAGAAGCTATGTTGTATTGGTGATTTTCCATGTTAAGCAAAGCAACAGGGCGGAAACTTTTAGAAGATAGAAACCAAGACGGGCTATAAATAAGAATATAGAAGTAACTTTCGTTGATTGGTACTTGGAGAATGAAATAGGAGAATGTTTGATCGGATGTTTTTGTACGTGTACATACACTCGCCAATCTTATACATAGTCGGGATAAAACCTAGAAACTATGGTTTAACATTTTCTTTACAAAAAATAATATCATGATACTAGAAAAAACTATGGGCGctgaaatattatttaaaattagggAGCCTTGCGTCAAATTCAAATTATGAAACGGATTCGAAGGAAAATCGAGAAAAttgaatataaatatttatattaaaaaattcttTCGGAGAGGATAAGAATttatgaaaaaagaaaatttaattaaaaatgtcaaaaataaaAAGGGGAGTACAAGATAGAGAAATAAACAAACTCTGAAttcaaaatacaaaatttttctaaaattctcATAAACTCTCTCTTAATTTTGTTGTtgctattttaaattatttaggaTTGATAAAGAAcctatttataagctaaatttcatgtgaaaatatgactaaaatatctttaaaataatcaAAGTTAAACTGAAAAAATTTAAtagagtttaactaggagaagaaacTCGGTTACATGAAGAGTACGTCGCCACGTTGTGACGTCGCATTCGACTCATCAGAACATCATGCATCGCATCGTCGGAGACATGGTGCATCATGTCGTCGAGACGTCAATTATTTCTTATCTTGACGTGAATTATGTCTATTATACAGTAAAAAAAACCAATTGTTAAGGGTGGAGGAAAGGTCTCAAATTTTGTCGTTTGTGCAAATTGAAATGATAGATATTATATGATGTGTAAAAAGAATAGATTGATGAAGAAGAGGATGGTGGCGATGGCGATGGTGATGACTTAACAAATGTTTGCTTCAACGTGGTTAATGATTATGAATCATAGCCCCAAACTATTTTCCAAGCATTGAATGCAATGCATGTAGCAGTTAATCTCTCGATAAAGAAAAAAAAGTCACAAAATTTTCctaaatctttataaaattttagtattatttaattattttatagtttttctataatttttatagtTCTCTAAACTTTTATAATATTCtaatatttttcttaattaattaaaaataaattaaattcttGTAAAATAATTAAACCCTTGACGTGAACATTTTTTGAAGTCAAATGCCATATCAACTACCACATCATCATTTCTCCACATTGACTGCTACATCAATTATTATGTAATCACTTAATGACTTGTCAAGAATTTCAACAAGaaattatatttcaaaattcaattgATTTCTAACTTTCAATTAAAGCTCAATCGATTTTAGTTTTCAATTAGAGCTTAAGTGATTTTTACTACATTATGAAGGTTTTTTGACATTTAAACTTACgatatgaaaaataatataaacataatacaaaaataacaccgttttaatttttatatgaattattattatttgattacgTCACACTCATGCTGTGGGtgacaaaattatataaaataaacacaaaattgAATCTGCATCCAAAAATCTTATTAAATCACCAACTTAATCATTTATTTCTTTTAAGAtttctttaattatttaatttaaaagaataaGACGCATACATATTACAAACATAACAAACTGACATATGTCTCTTACAATATATGTGCCAATCTTTCAACACCAACTCATCATCATCCTTGGAGATCAAAGTTTGTTCAGTTGCTTTGAACAATGGCTGAGAAAAGTAATTTGTTGATATCCTCAGGCTCTGATTCCCGCATTTGATCTCCTGAACCAACAGTGTAAAAAGTGTTTTAAATAAAACCATTGATGCAGATGTATCAATTGCTTGAACACCTGCAAAACCATTTTCTTATCAAAGCAAGAGTGCAACTCAAAATTATTCCCACATTTGGTTACGTTCAGGAAACTTAACCAACTCCTAACAACAGATAAAAATTTAAGCTCCAGCTATAACAGGGAATAAACCTTTGGCCAGAAATCTTAATCTGTAAGTATTCTAAGAACAGAGATTAATGACCTTTGATGGTGGATTAACTGCCAAAAATATGTTTATAAGCAAGTATTGGGACAACAGAAAATACTATAATAAGCGAAAAAGTCACTGCATTTGAATCTTTTAGATCCGAGTATATCTGTACCATCTGGATGCAGGATGCCAAATCTTAACGGGCGCTTAGCTGAAGTCATAATTGAGAATGCAAGTATTCACTCAGGACAGTTTCAAAGCACCAACAAAGTGAACCAATGATATATTCGTATATTTTCTTATATACCCTGCCTTTTTCCCTAATGAAAGAACATTTCCGATGGTGTCTGCCATTATTGGGTAAAGCAAAGCAACAAACATACCTATTCTTGATCTGACTTGATCTGTCCACTCATCAATGATCTGCATGATGCAAAATATCGAAGTGGTGAAAAAACTTTCTTCCAATTACGGTTCAAGTGCGCAAGAATTCAGATATGAAGGGCTTAACACACCAAcaagataaaattcatgtaggcTTTATCAAGAAAATTGAAACTACCCATGGAACATCTAAGCATGGGTGTTTAATGTTAAGCATTAGTTTAATCTTGGTTGCTTGCTGGCAAGTGGTGCAACCACTTTAGACACCACTTGGAAAATAGGCAACCCTTAACAACAGGTGCATTAATCATTAGCAATGGAATTGAAAAGCAGGAAAACCTGGTTGAAATTGGTGAGTGCCGGATCATCAGAATCACTGGTGAGGGACGTGCCTGTTGATGCTTGCATACGCTGGAGTAAATTTCTGTTCCCAACCAGAATTGTTCTAGCCTTATCAATCAAATCCTGAAAAATGAAATCAATAATTAAACAAAGCTCAATTTGCAATATAAACATGTTCTCATAGGGGAGAGCATAAATCAGCTAGAACCGATTAATCAACCTATTCAGTTAGCTCGAGCCATGCAGAAAATTAAGTACTGAATATTTaagtattgaaaatttaaaaactgaatttaagttataaaattgtttgatatattacttaaaattaattaatgaatataattagattatttagtaaatatatatCTTAAATTATAAAAAGAATACATTCTACCTTTTATCCTTGATTTTAAACATCTCAACTTTttctaaacaaaaataaaattttagcagtAAAGATTttatagaataataaaatattaaaataaataaaataaaactaattaattgaaaatattatACCTTAAGCTTATCTACTTATTATTTTCTACAACTTTTTATAGAAAAATTCTATCAAATTGTTTTTTTTAGATTATGATGTGTAAAAACTAAATATTAATTCTCAGTTGATTCTGTCAATCAAACAAGGCCTAAGATGGTTTTAATTGCTCAGTTATTTGTTATTAAAATTAGTAAACAATCGAATCAACCGAGTTAAATGCCTACCTCTCAACTTCAAAACTCTGAGATTCCTTAGattagaagaaaaaaataaaacctGTTTGGCAGATAAGAGCTCACGGCACTGCTCGGTCAAGCTCGATAATTCTTCCTGGATCTTCTTCATTCGAGACACCAACTTCATAGGGTTCGCCTGCAATCAAAACTCAATAAAGCTTCAATtgagtttaaaaaaaataaagaaaagaattaTTGTCTTCTATTAGTTACCCCATATAATGCAAAACCAAGAGATATGGAAATGAAAGTTAAGGAAATTGGGGATTACATTATCAGGATAAATTTGTTGAAACTCCTTCTCGAGCCTGTACTGAACAACGAGAAGATCATGGTTTGCTTTGGTGAACAAATTCACCAAATTATCAGCTGCTTGATGATGGCTTTTCTCCTCATTGTTCCGATTATTATGACCCATCCTTTCTCCCCCTTTCACAATCGCATCCCAATTAGGGTTTTCTTCTTTTTGAATTTAAGATATGCAAATTTGCCGCCTGCCAGTGACAATGCTAATTTCTTTTTAACTTTTATCTTTTCAATCTACGCGCCATGAAGTGCGTGGATAAATTAAGTAATTAACCAATGTTAACTTTCAAGACTAAAAGTGCcggttttttaaaatatttattggaTTAGATCGGTTTTTGAAAAATGATGGAACAATATCAAAATAACGAAAAAAAGTTCAGCTGGAAGCATTTTTAGTGTAGTGGCAGAAAAACGTTTTTAGCTGAAAGTGCTTTTTGCCACATTAGTTAAACACGCTTTCAATTGGAAGCGTTTTCCTCAAATGACTGTTAAGAGTATAAGCAGAGAAGGCAATTAGTTTGTTATACTTTAGCTAGCTATTAAGTTGTTATCATCTTAGCTGTTATCATTTTAGCTGTAAGTTGTTACTAATTGGTTAACATAACAGTTAACTCGTTTAAGGTTATATACTCCGGTAAATCATTGAATTGAGGTAGTTTATGAAAATCATTTTCAATAGAATTCAATTCAGTTTACCTTTCATTTCTCAGTAGTTTCTTCAATCTTCATTTCTTATACTTCCTTTCATGGTATCAATCGCCTAGTTCTTGGAGATCTTTCTTACGGCCACCGATGCTTCCTCTGACTCCGCCACAGTCCCGCATTGTGCCTCCACCACCACCAATCAGCTTATACAGTCCTTTCCCCGTCACAACTCCGTCAAACTTGAGGACGATAACTATGTGCAATGGAGACAGCACATTCGATTGATCACTGACGGATACAATCTCACTGAGTTTCTAGACGAAACTCTTCATCTTCTGCCACGGTGCGTGCAGTCGCCGGACGGTGTATTGGCTCCAAATTCGGCTGCCTTGGCTTATGAGAAATAGGATA belongs to Gossypium arboreum isolate Shixiya-1 chromosome 7, ASM2569848v2, whole genome shotgun sequence and includes:
- the LOC108487271 gene encoding VQ motif-containing protein 31-like — its product is MENHQYNIASSSSATPTMFVQADANTFRDLVQKLTGFTGPDTDKLPGRLSSTAPRRPPFKLQERRQHAMRKLEIKLGTLTTCPTNSTPTQSCSPGQVSRLDSPSPSPVTPLSFGTISLSSPVVSVWEEEKSIAEKGFYLHPSPLNTPRGSQPPELLALFPLTSHRQDKRE
- the LOC108481547 gene encoding uncharacterized protein LOC108481547, which encodes MGHNNRNNEEKSHHQAADNLVNLFTKANHDLLVVQYRLEKEFQQIYPDNANPMKLVSRMKKIQEELSSLTEQCRELLSAKQDLIDKARTILVGNRNLLQRMQASTGTSLTSDSDDPALTNFNQIIDEWTDQVRSRIGDQMRESEPEDINKLLFSAIVQSN